Within Mustela lutreola isolate mMusLut2 chromosome 10, mMusLut2.pri, whole genome shotgun sequence, the genomic segment GTGGTGGAGTTCGGTCACTAATGGGTAATGATTTAATCCTCCATGAACAGACTGGGGGAGATCGAGGAAGAATGGTGGCCTTACAGAGTGTTAGAAGCTCCATTCCTTTCTCCGCCCTctgccctgtgcatctcttccacctggctgttcctgagttgcgcacttttataataaattggtaatctaggggtgtctggctggttcagtcggttaagcgtctgctttgactcaggtcctgatttctgggtcctgggattgagccctgtgtcgggctccctgctcagcggtgctctgcttctccttctcccttgccttctgtgatctctctcgctaCTACTCTatctcagatagataaataaaatctataaactaaatgaaacagaaccctaggggtacctgggtggctcagtcagtttagtgtctgccttcagcttaggtcatgatctcggggtcctgggatggagccctgtaccaggctctctgctcagtggggagcccgcttctccctctccctctgccaactgCTCTGcaggcttgtgctttctctcagtgtcaaataaataaataaaatcgtaaaaaaaaaaacaactggtaatctagtaagtaaaatgttttactGACTTCTGTGTGCCACTCTAGCATATAAGAGGGGGTCATGGGAAGCTCTGATCTAGAAATCAGAATCACAGAGGACAGTGTGGAATTACAATTAGCATGAGCGGTGGGGGGACTGGCAGTCATGTTGGAATGAGCCCTTCATCTGTAGAATCTCGCTGACTCTAGGTAGTGTCAGAGTAGAGTTAATCGCTTGCTGGCGTGGGGAGAAATCAGACACACACATCAGAATTGATGTTAGAAGTGGAATGCCCTTAATCACTTTTTGAAGTCATTTTTTGCTGTGTCAGGAAACGTGTTCACAGGTTCCGGGGCCTAGGGCATGGCCCTAGGGCTATCTTTGGGGGAGCACTATTCTTTGGGGGAGCACTATTCTTTGGGGGAGCACTATTCTTACGCCATGCAGAGTTACTGGTAATGTACAGAGGTGATACTGTTACATTTAATGAAACAATACTGATTTTCAATTCAAAGTATATTTCCAACAAATGAGCAAACGAACTGAAACAGACTCacgaatacagagaacaaactggtggttgtcagagggttgggggggggtgggcagttAGGCAAAATAGGCGAAGGgcattaagaggtacaaacttccagttacaacaCTGGGGGGCCTGGATGACTTAGTTGCTAGAGCATGTatctctcttgatctcagggttgtgagttttgGTATTGGGGTTCtgaatttgagccccaccttTGGTgtagaaatcacttaaaaataaaatatttaattaaaaataagaacatacaggggcacctgggtggctcagtggattaagccgctgccttcggctcaggtcatgatctcagtgtcctgggatcgagccctgcatcgggctctctgctcagcggagagcctgcttccccttctctctctgcctacctaactctctgcctacttgtgatctctctctgtcaaataaacaaataaaatctttaaaaaatataaaaaaataaaaataaataaaaataaaaataaggaggtacaaactttcagttttaaaatgaataagccagggtgtctgggtggctgggtcttgatctcaggggttgagcgactgactcttgatttcggctcagggcgttctctcagggtcgtgagatcgagcccttcatcaggctctgtgctctgtatggagtctgcttgtccctctccctctgttcctccccctcactcgcatgctctctctctctcaaataaataaataaaatcttaaaacaacaataataataacttaaaaatagaatgaagaaGTCACAAAGATGAAAAGTGCAGTGTGGGAATGGGGACCGTAGCtgataatattgtaataattttttttttcgtgacagatggtaactacacttccCGCAGTGAGCATTTCCTACTATGTGTAAATGTCAAATCATTACGTCTCTGTCAGGCACCTGAAACTGACACAATATTGCACGTCAACTACACTCCCCTTAAAAAATGGTGCTAATAAagtaaatacctttttttttttttcaataaaaacagTCGGTTGATTTAAAAGAGGCTGTCGATAAACGTGTCCTCCTCAAATTCATATACTGAAGTGGAATCCCGAGTGTGGTGGGATTTGGAAGTGGTgcttttgggaggtgattagattATGAGCATGGAGTCCTCGTGAAGAGGTTGGTACCCAGATACAAGGGACTCCAGGCAGCACCCCTGCCCACTTTGCCCCATGAAGACCCTGCCGTTTCCAATCCCTGGTGAGTCCTCACCAAACACAGATTCCGTGAACATCTTGATCTGGCCCCAGCATCCAGGGTTGTGagaaatccattttctttcttttttgttgttttttaaagattttatttatttacttatttatttatctgacagagagagagagatagatcacaaatagggatagaggcagacagagagaggggggaagcaggctccctgccgagcagagagccctatgcaggcggggctcgatcccaggaccctgagatcatgacctgagccgaaggcagaggcttaaaccactgagtcacacaggtgccctgagaaaTCCATTTTCTTGTTGAAGTCTGGGCAGACTGATGTACAGAATGGGTGGGAAGTGGCTGGAGTGGAGAGAAATGGTGTCTGTTCGGTAAAACAGCCTCCCAGTGGTGACCTGACAACAATTCTGTTGACATAACCCTGAGCATCAAAGCAATCCGCTAGCTGCCCCGGGCCAGTTCCTGCGGCTCCTGGCAGATCCGGATCCGGTCCGGTAAATATAAAAGGTCTGATTCTTGGGTGGGGAACTACATCCTGGGAAAAGCTCCTGAGGCGTTCTCCTCCTTCCAGAGCTAGAAGTTCTCCCACTGTGGCTGCAGCAGTGACCGCTCGCTCTCGAAACCCCCCAGCGACCAACAAGCCAGCGCCAGAGTCATGGGCCTTGAGACAGATCTGGAGACCTGCTCAGGTAATAGGTGGTGGGCAGGGGTCCTTGGCACCGCAGAAGGACCAGCTGAGGTGGGGCTTGGCAGGGCAGACACCCTCTCTGGAACTGCCAGGATTCTCAAGCCAGGCTGGTGGGCTTGGTGGATTCCCTGTGTTAACGAACCTACCAGAACATGAGCTTCCTTCCAAGACTGTGTCGTGAGGAAAAGCACATAGCGAAGAGAATTTATTTAGGTAACTCAAGAAGTGCACTGTTGGAGAGTCCAGGCTCTGGATTTGCATGGAGCTGCTCTGGTCCTTGCTTCATTGATAAGGGGGAGGGACTGGCTCATGGCTTCTCCCTGAGCTGAGTCCGGAGGGTACAAAAGTAAGACTGCAGGAATGCCAGCACGTCTGGATCCTCAGACGGCTCCAGGCACTACCAGTGGCCTCCAGGGCTAGAGATGAGGTTGtttcagggaagggaggggagagcagcCTGGTGCTCCCTGAGGACCACCATTTGCACAagccgagcctcagtttcctcatctgtaaaagatgGCAGGACCTTCCTCTTGTTCAAGGACCTCATCACTTCAACAGTGTGGTCTGTGGACCAGCAGCATGGGCATTCCCTGGGGAATCGCTAAAAATGCAGagcctcggggtgcctgggtggctcagtcattaagcctctgccttcggctcagatcatgatgccaggggtgtgggatcgagccccacattaggttccctgctcagcggggagcctgcttctccctctcccactccccttgcttatgttccctctctctgatgtctctctctctgtcaaatagatttaaaaaaaaaatctttaaaaaaaaaaatgcagagccTTAGCACGACGCGCCACGCACCCCCCCTCCCGGCCCCGCCAGCATACCAGAGTCCACTTGGGAAATTCCTACATACAGAAGCTCTGATCCCCGGGGCTCTGTTCCAGAAGGCAGACGGCTGAGTAGGGGAAAGCCgggatttcaactcaggtctccCTCGTGCTGAAATCCATGCTCTTAGACCCCACTCTCTAACCATCTTTGTGTGTCAGCCAGTTGGGCAGTGAAACCCCGGCGGAAGGAACAGGTGAATGAAGGAAACCACAGCGGACGGACTGTGCTGACACAAGCCTTCGGTCTCCTTCCTTccaggtgggaagcctgcctgCCGCCCGAAGGCCATCCCTGCCGCTCACCTCACTTTTGTTATTGACTGTGCTCGTGGCAAACAGCTCTCCCTGGTGGAACCCCTGGTGCCCCCCCGAGCCTCCGGTCCTCATCCAGGACCTGTCACTCCTCCAATGAAGACCTATATCTTGTTCTGTGGCGAAAACCCGCCCCACCTGACTCAGGAGGCCCCTGTGGGTGGGGGACTCCTGGCCCACCCCGGGGGGGCCCAGCCAGCCCGCAGAGGGCCGGTGGCCCCAGCTTCCTCCCCAGTCAGTCCACAGGTCCCCCAGGAGGCTCCTGAAGCCAAGGGGAATCCCTTGAAGGCTGTGGCCTCAAGGTCTTCAGCTTGGGGCACGGTCATCGGCTCGCTCAAAGCCCTCTCCTCCTGTGTCTGCAGGCAGGCAGAGTAACTAGAAGAGCCTGGCCCTGGAGGAGGGGTTGGCACAGCGGGCTGGAGAGCTCCGAACTGAGGTTCCCAAAACCCagccccccttccccagccaagCAGAAGTCTTTGTACCCGAGCCAAGGAACAACATTAGAACGATCAAGGACATCCGAAGCAGCCGTCACGTACACGCTCGAaggcctcctccttcctcccacttATCTTTGTTCGCCTTAAGGCCCCTGCGTAGGGAAAGAGACTAGTTCATCCTACAGCAAATCCTAATGTCGCATCTTCTGCATGCCAGGCTCAGCAGAGTACTAGGAAAGACAGCACAGCATTCTCGGAGCTTATCctcggggcggtgggggtgggtgaagggttaaataaataaatgaatcaatagggcgcctgggtggctcagtgggttaagccgctgccttcggctcaggtcatgatctcagggtcctgggatcgagtcccgcatcgggctctctgctcagcagggagcctgcttcctcctctctctctctctgcctacttgtgacctctctctgtcaaataaataaataaaatctttttaaaaaaataaatgaatcaataaagGTGATTTTGAACAGTGATGGAACAAGTGCTGTGTAGGACCTGACGTGGGGTGCGGGGCTGGGAGGTGATGGGAGGCACGGAGATTTTCTGATACGGTGGGAGGGAAAGACCTCTGAGCGGGTCACAAAGTATGATGTAGAAGATGAGAAGGAGCCGGCACCGTGAAAATCCACCCTCCCCTCCGCCACCTGGCTGGCGTCCTGTCCCGAGGCGACCTGCATGGCATCAGGCTGCCCCAGGGTGACCGGCAGGCCCAATGAGTTGTTTGTCGCCATCCTGGCTCTTGGGCCAGGGTGTGGGTCCCTGGGAGACCCGGACACCAGGTGGGGAAATTCGGGCCCCCAGGCAGGGCCCGGTGACCCAAAATGGGAACTAAGGGGAGTTGTCGGTCGAGAGGGCACGGGAGGGGCTCGGCAAGGTAATGGGGTTTTATGTTTGATCAGATACATAAGAGCCTTATTTCCTGAGCAGCTACTGCATACCAGGCCCATAGGGATACAAGGGgtgagtggggggggggtccctgcctCACAGAGGCAGTCACGTTACCCAGCGGGAAGTGGGGTCACTGGCGTGTGTGTGAGGTTGTGTGTATGTTCCAAGATGGATGGCGGTGTGCGGAATGCTTTATCATCTCAGCTGAGGAAGCACGTCTCCAGGATTTCTTGTTAAAATTGCTGAACGTCCCTGGGGGGCTCCATTagtgaagcgtctgactcttgatttcagctcaggtcatgatctcagggtcgtgagatcaagccccacatcagctctgtgctggacatggaacctgcttaagtttccctctctccctctccctctgcccctatcccctccctctctgaaaaacaaaaccgCTAAATGTTCATGTACTTATTTAACAACTATTTTGCTAGTTTCCTACAAACCCTAGTAGCCAACTTGTACTGGCAGTTTGCTCTGTACCAGGGAAGCGACATCCTTGGGCGTGCCTGTGTGAGGAAGCTCAGGTTAGGGAGCTGAGGTGCACAGAGCTAAGAGATTACACAGAGATTCCACTCCGCGGAATccctctgaggcagaggggatccaGAGGGAGTAGCCATAACTCCGTCCTCCAGGAGCTC encodes:
- the SRARP gene encoding steroid receptor-associated and regulated protein, with the translated sequence MGLETDLETCSGGKPACRPKAIPAAHLTFVIDCARGKQLSLVEPLVPPRASGPHPGPVTPPMKTYILFCGENPPHLTQEAPVGGGLLAHPGGAQPARRGPVAPASSPVSPQVPQEAPEAKGNPLKAVASRSSAWGTVIGSLKALSSCVCRQAE